In a single window of the Anas acuta chromosome 24, bAnaAcu1.1, whole genome shotgun sequence genome:
- the SIKE1 gene encoding suppressor of IKBKE 1 isoform X1: MSCSIEKILTDARTLLERLKEHDTAAESLIEQSAVLHQRVAAMREAGAAPAEKVSAAGGTAGPAAARPGRGAPAERADAARLRPHALLSQENTQIRDLRRENRALWISLEEHQDALELIMSKYRKQMLQIMQGRKGEDAEPVLKVHQANSVEIESQIDRICEMGEVMRKAIQVDDDQFFKVREKLAQLELENKELRELLSISKESFEVGREDLPDSEA; the protein is encoded by the exons ATGAGCTGCAGCATCGAGAAGATCCTGACGGACGCCAGGACGCTGCtggagcggctgaaggagcacGACACCGCGGCCGAGTCGCTGATCGAGCAGTCGGCCGTGCTGCACCAGCGCGTGGCCGCCATGAGGGAGGCGGGCGCGGCGCCGGCCGAGAAGGTGAGCGCGGCCGGCGGGACGGCGGGGCCCGCGGCGGCTCGGCCGGGCCGGGGCGCTCCGGCGGAGCGGGCGGACGCGGCCCGGCTGCGGCCACACGCGCTCCTGTCCCAGGAGAACACGCAGATCCGCGACCTGCGCCGGGAGAACCGCG CGCTGTGGATCTCGCTGGAGGAGCACCAGGACGCGTTAGAGCTCATCATGAGCAAGTACAGAAAGCAGATGTTACAGATAATGCAAGGCAGAAAAGGCGAAGACGCAGAACCGGTCTTGAAAGTTCATCAGGCGAATTCTGTG GAAATTGAAAGTCAGATAGATAGAATATGTGAGATGGGAGAAGTGATGAGAAAAGCTATACAAGTCGATGATGATCAGTTCTTTAAAGTTCGGGAGAAGCTGGCTCAACTGGAG CTTGAAAACAAAGAGCTGCGTGAACTATTGTCAATCAGCAAAGAATCTTTTGAGGTGGGGAGAGAAGATCTGCCTGACAGTGAAGCTTAG
- the SIKE1 gene encoding suppressor of IKBKE 1 isoform X2, which produces MSCSIEKILTDARTLLERLKEHDTAAESLIEQSAVLHQRVAAMREAGAAPAEKVSAAGGTAGPAAARPGRGAPAERADAARLRPHALLSQENTQIRDLRRENRALWISLEEHQDALELIMSKYRKQMLQIMQGRKGEDAEPVLKVHQANSVEIESQIDRICEMGEVMRKAIQVDDDQFFKVREKLAQLEQKY; this is translated from the exons ATGAGCTGCAGCATCGAGAAGATCCTGACGGACGCCAGGACGCTGCtggagcggctgaaggagcacGACACCGCGGCCGAGTCGCTGATCGAGCAGTCGGCCGTGCTGCACCAGCGCGTGGCCGCCATGAGGGAGGCGGGCGCGGCGCCGGCCGAGAAGGTGAGCGCGGCCGGCGGGACGGCGGGGCCCGCGGCGGCTCGGCCGGGCCGGGGCGCTCCGGCGGAGCGGGCGGACGCGGCCCGGCTGCGGCCACACGCGCTCCTGTCCCAGGAGAACACGCAGATCCGCGACCTGCGCCGGGAGAACCGCG CGCTGTGGATCTCGCTGGAGGAGCACCAGGACGCGTTAGAGCTCATCATGAGCAAGTACAGAAAGCAGATGTTACAGATAATGCAAGGCAGAAAAGGCGAAGACGCAGAACCGGTCTTGAAAGTTCATCAGGCGAATTCTGTG GAAATTGAAAGTCAGATAGATAGAATATGTGAGATGGGAGAAGTGATGAGAAAAGCTATACAAGTCGATGATGATCAGTTCTTTAAAGTTCGGGAGAAGCTGGCTCAACTGGAG caaaaatattga